The window TATGAAGCATGTCACAGACTTACAGAATGgttttggtattttaaaatatatatatataaatacgCCGTGGTttccacacacacacgtataaaaagaaaaaatttacaAGTATGGATTTAGTATTTTCAGACCAATTCCTGACTAAGCAATCTCttgcttattttcagtaataaatgcaaaaaggctgagagagaaCGCCGCTATGTATTTGTAACTATTCTCAGCCTCACACACAAGACTCTCAATTACATTAGAGGCTGAAAGGCCAGATCCTCAATTTTCATGAATGTTATGTTATGTTGTTATGCATCTACACCCACTAAAAAACTCAAACAACGAgatagaaaaaatgaaagcagcaccACATCAAAACCTGTTCCTTACCAAAATATTCAGTTctaaaagcttttgaaagatCTAACCTTTATAGTTTTCCCCGGATTTTagtatctttttattattttagatttGCAAACCAAAGGCCAGATTTTCGGACGGGCCCAGCCCTTCAGAGATCTCAAGGCAAGCTGGCACAGCTCCATATGCACAGCTACTTCATACATGTCTGGCTAGGTGCGGGCCCCTGCTCCCACCTGTAGGCCAAGAAGGCCACCGGCCGCTGATGCCCATGTTCATCCGTCATCGAGCCCACGCTGGGGGGCTCCACGATCACATCGTAGATAATTCCTgtgaggaaacaaacaaacacacacgGCGTCAGCTTCGAACCTCAAGCGAAAGGAGAGAGCGAACAGAACGCGGAGCTGACTGGAGGTTAGCGAATTCTATCGCTAGCTCAGCGCTGGAGAGGTTCAGCCACGCGGGCTCGTTTGCTGCGGGCACTTCTGCGGGCCGCTTCGCCGCGGCCTCCCCTCCGCTCGCGTCGCGCAGCGCGCTGACGGCGGTACCTCCGGTGATGAGAAAGTACGACACCACCACCAGCGCGTAGACCGTCATGGCCGAGGGCATGTGCACCCATCCCGGCCGCTTCAGCTTGATGTTGGGGCACTCGAGGACGGCGAAGGGCAGCCGGAATAGCGTCTCCATGGCGGCGACGCGGCCCAAGCGAAAGTCTCACGCCGCCGGGCGCTGCGCTCACACGAAGG of the Numida meleagris isolate 19003 breed g44 Domestic line chromosome 4, NumMel1.0, whole genome shotgun sequence genome contains:
- the OSTC gene encoding oligosaccharyltransferase complex subunit OSTC produces the protein METLFRLPFAVLECPNIKLKRPGWVHMPSAMTVYALVVVSYFLITGGIIYDVIVEPPSVGSMTDEHGHQRPVAFLAYRVNGQYIMEGLASSFLFTMGGLGFIILDRSNAPNIPKLNRFLLLFIGFVSVLLSFFMARVFMRMKLPGYLMG